One genomic window of Pseudomonadota bacterium includes the following:
- the xerD gene encoding site-specific tyrosine recombinase XerD, with protein MSRATRIGHRPLPVLIGPALYTTDRAPLARLGAACYGSLVHLDQAADLYLEHLKVERHLTRNTLDAYSRDLAAFGRFCAARERAAISAIDGRTVLEYLIGLSKAQRAVRTQARQLVTLRGLFRHLRRERLIGIDPTAAVELPRMGRKLPEVLTLAEVEALLSAPALQRANGLRDAAMLELLYATGLRVSELCQLRVADVNLERGVLLATGKGRKQRMVPIGESALALVTRYLSEARPAADRRRSEALFLSRQGGPLTRQAFWKLLGQHARAAGITKTTSPHTLRHSFATHLLERGADLRAVQAMLGHADISTTQIYTHLDRTQVFETYRRHHPRA; from the coding sequence ATGTCCCGCGCGACGCGCATCGGCCACCGCCCCCTTCCCGTGCTGATCGGGCCGGCGCTGTATACCACGGACCGCGCTCCTCTGGCTCGCCTCGGCGCTGCGTGCTACGGCTCCTTGGTGCACCTCGATCAGGCCGCTGACCTCTACCTCGAGCACCTCAAGGTCGAGCGCCACCTGACGCGCAACACCCTCGACGCCTACAGCCGCGACCTCGCCGCCTTCGGGCGCTTTTGCGCGGCCCGCGAGCGCGCGGCGATCAGCGCGATCGACGGCCGGACGGTGCTCGAGTACCTGATCGGGCTTTCCAAGGCGCAGCGCGCGGTGCGCACCCAGGCGCGCCAGCTCGTCACCCTGCGCGGCCTCTTCCGCCATCTTCGCCGCGAACGCCTGATCGGCATCGATCCGACGGCCGCCGTCGAGCTGCCCCGCATGGGACGCAAGCTGCCCGAGGTCCTTACCCTGGCCGAGGTCGAGGCCCTGCTCAGCGCGCCCGCGCTACAAAGAGCCAACGGGCTGCGCGACGCCGCGATGCTCGAGCTGCTCTACGCCACAGGCCTGCGGGTCAGCGAGCTGTGTCAGCTTCGGGTCGCGGACGTCAACCTGGAGCGTGGGGTGCTGCTGGCGACCGGCAAGGGCCGCAAGCAACGGATGGTCCCCATCGGCGAAAGCGCGCTGGCGCTCGTCACCCGCTATCTGAGCGAGGCCCGACCCGCCGCCGATCGCCGGCGCAGCGAGGCGCTCTTCCTTTCGCGCCAGGGCGGCCCGCTGACGCGGCAGGCCTTCTGGAAGCTGCTCGGCCAGCACGCGCGCGCTGCCGGAATCACCAAGACCACGTCCCCCCACACGCTGCGACACTCCTTCGCCACGCACCTCTTGGAGCGCGGCGCCGATCTGCGCGCGGTGCAGGCCATGCTCGGCCACGCCGACATCTCGACGACGCAAATCTACACCCACCTTGACCGCACCCAGGTCTTCGAGACCTACCGTCGCCACCACCCGCGCGCCTGA
- a CDS encoding site-2 protease family protein produces MPVATLLLFSAIDDPQRVRDAIVMLIALVLSIAVHEYGHALVADLLGDDTPRRQGRVTLNPLAHADPIGTLLFPLIGFLGGGVLFGWGKPVMVNPLRFTRRFRMATGHMLVAIAGPAMNVLLALLVTLIYAVLLRLGVLDPASDAAHGIIRLILLNWVLMLFNLLPIPPLDGGTVLAWLIGDRQPRVIGFLQQYGFMLLIVFLMTGLVSYWLMPAYGIALGSVALVHRLLF; encoded by the coding sequence GTGCCGGTCGCCACACTTCTTCTGTTCTCGGCCATCGACGATCCTCAGCGGGTGCGCGATGCCATCGTGATGCTGATCGCGCTGGTGCTCTCGATCGCCGTCCACGAGTACGGTCACGCCCTCGTCGCGGACCTGCTCGGCGACGACACCCCGCGGCGGCAAGGCCGTGTGACGCTCAACCCGCTGGCGCACGCCGACCCGATCGGCACGCTGCTCTTTCCGCTGATCGGCTTCCTCGGGGGCGGCGTGCTCTTCGGCTGGGGCAAGCCGGTGATGGTCAATCCGCTGCGCTTCACGCGCCGCTTCCGCATGGCGACAGGGCATATGCTGGTGGCGATCGCCGGCCCAGCGATGAACGTCCTCCTCGCCCTGCTGGTGACCTTGATCTACGCGGTCCTGCTCCGCCTCGGCGTGCTCGACCCGGCCAGCGACGCCGCCCACGGCATCATTCGCCTGATCCTGCTCAACTGGGTCCTGATGCTCTTCAATCTCCTGCCGATACCACCGCTCGACGGCGGCACCGTGCTGGCGTGGCTGATCGGCGACCGCCAGCCGCGCGTCATCGGCTTCCTCCAGCAATACGGCTTCATGCTGCTGATCGTGTTCCTGATGACCGGCCTGGTCAGCTACTGGCTGATGCCGGCCTACGGGATCGCGCTCGGATCGGTCGCGCTGGTGCATCGCCTGCTCTTCTAG
- a CDS encoding segregation/condensation protein A has translation MTGTEEDTYHIELPDFEGPLDLLLHLVKRHELSILEIPIAFITDKYLAYLELMRTLNIDVAGDYLLMAATLAYLKSRELLPRPPALIDDEADAEDGADPRLELVRRLLEYQRYKEAALQLGERPVLGRQVFPRGAPVERPPTVELPLVEVGTFELLAAFAEVLGRQRVETGYEVMIERISISDRINEIVDLLQQRDSVRLLDCIDLAGSGAQLRHRIVVTFLAMLEMARLRMIRVLQERTGGEIYLTRTASLQPAAAAAQTETTQTETTQTETTQIETTQTETTQIETTQIETTQIETTQPREPADERNEERNEEQG, from the coding sequence ATGACCGGCACCGAGGAAGACACCTACCATATCGAGCTCCCCGACTTCGAGGGGCCGCTCGACCTGCTGCTGCACCTCGTCAAGCGTCACGAGCTCAGCATCCTCGAGATCCCGATCGCCTTCATCACCGACAAGTACCTCGCCTACCTCGAGCTGATGCGCACGCTGAACATCGATGTCGCCGGCGACTACTTGCTGATGGCGGCGACGCTCGCCTACCTCAAGTCGCGCGAGCTCCTGCCGCGACCGCCCGCGCTGATCGACGACGAGGCCGACGCCGAGGACGGCGCCGATCCGCGGCTGGAGTTGGTCCGCCGGCTGCTGGAGTACCAGCGCTACAAGGAGGCGGCGCTGCAGCTCGGGGAGCGCCCCGTGCTGGGACGCCAGGTCTTCCCCCGCGGCGCGCCCGTCGAGCGGCCGCCCACCGTCGAGCTGCCCCTGGTCGAGGTCGGCACCTTCGAGCTGCTCGCCGCGTTCGCGGAGGTCTTGGGCCGCCAACGGGTCGAGACCGGCTACGAGGTGATGATCGAGCGCATTTCGATCAGCGATCGCATCAACGAGATCGTCGATTTGCTGCAGCAGCGAGACAGCGTGCGCCTGCTCGATTGCATCGATCTCGCGGGCAGCGGCGCCCAGCTCCGCCACCGCATCGTCGTGACCTTCCTCGCGATGTTGGAAATGGCCCGACTGCGGATGATCCGCGTGCTACAGGAGCGGACAGGCGGCGAAATCTATCTGACCCGCACGGCAAGCCTGCAGCCCGCGGCCGCGGCCGCCCAAACCGAGACGACCCAGACCGAGACGACCCAGACCGAGACGACCCAGATCGAGACGACCCAGACCGAGACGACCCAGATCGAGACGACCCAGATCGAGACGACCCAGATCGAGACGACCCAGCCACGAGAGCCAGCTGATGAGCGCAACGAAGAACGAAACGAAGAACAGGGCTAG
- the scpB gene encoding SMC-Scp complex subunit ScpB, with amino-acid sequence MDASLPQPTAGADDNAPAQAADDATVAAEPGFEAAPEEGEALRRILESLIFAADKPLTNQQLRRITGASTAAIEDALARSRERFAQTGLELVSVGGGHHFRTDPQHAHWVRQLFGARPQRLTRPMLEALAIIAYRQPVTRPEVEDIRGVDCGGTLRLLLERNLIRIIGKKEDVGRPLLYGTTRYFLEFFQLKELKGLPTLREFAELSEDHQRELDSRFGEQTSRAAAGAGVAAAAEAVAPESTGESTGESTGESTGGGGEGVAAATADAAPAGTAEAFSGTASASAPRLTADAAATAPEVDDSEVLAALDRAIARADALMGGAPPSDATAPTDDEDSTTHDATPNPSATGAFDSGAVDPDASEPAERVIDEDRAAG; translated from the coding sequence ATGGACGCTTCGCTCCCGCAGCCCACCGCTGGCGCCGACGACAACGCACCGGCGCAGGCAGCCGATGACGCGACGGTAGCGGCGGAGCCCGGTTTCGAGGCCGCGCCAGAGGAGGGCGAGGCGCTGCGCCGCATCCTCGAGAGCCTGATCTTCGCGGCCGACAAGCCCCTCACCAACCAGCAGCTCCGGCGCATCACGGGGGCCTCGACCGCGGCGATCGAGGACGCTCTGGCGCGATCCCGCGAGCGCTTCGCTCAGACCGGCCTGGAGCTGGTCTCGGTCGGGGGGGGCCACCACTTTCGCACCGATCCGCAGCACGCGCATTGGGTGCGCCAGCTCTTCGGCGCCCGGCCGCAGCGCCTGACCCGTCCGATGCTCGAGGCGCTGGCGATCATCGCCTATCGTCAGCCGGTCACCCGCCCGGAGGTCGAGGACATCCGCGGCGTCGATTGCGGTGGCACCCTGCGCCTGTTGCTCGAGCGCAACCTGATCCGCATCATCGGCAAGAAAGAGGACGTCGGAAGACCGCTGCTCTACGGCACGACGAGGTACTTCCTCGAGTTCTTCCAGCTCAAGGAGCTGAAGGGCCTGCCGACCCTGCGCGAGTTCGCCGAGCTCTCTGAAGATCATCAGCGCGAGCTCGATTCGCGCTTCGGCGAGCAAACGAGTCGCGCGGCGGCTGGCGCCGGCGTCGCGGCGGCAGCCGAGGCCGTGGCGCCCGAGAGCACTGGCGAGAGCACTGGCGAGAGCACTGGCGAGAGCACTGGCGGCGGCGGCGAGGGCGTGGCCGCGGCGACCGCGGACGCTGCCCCAGCGGGCACTGCTGAGGCTTTCAGCGGCACGGCGTCGGCGTCGGCGCCGCGGCTCACGGCCGATGCGGCTGCCACGGCGCCCGAGGTCGATGACAGTGAGGTGCTGGCGGCCCTCGACCGCGCGATCGCCAGGGCCGATGCGTTGATGGGCGGCGCGCCACCGAGCGACGCCACCGCGCCCACCGATGACGAGGACTCCACCACCCACGACGCCACGCCAAACCCTTCGGCGACCGGAGCCTTCGACTCCGGCGCAGTGGATCCCGACGCAAGCGAGCCCGCGGAGCGCGTCATTGACGAAGACCGGGCCGCGGGCTAG